The genomic region tacttgctttgcacaactatgtataaattgcggtgtaagatagaaaattatagcaccccaacctcatccattctcgttattccagatgaacaatgagacatatatcttgaagagtatgcttgagttatgagggataacgacttagacggatgtcatcgtcagggggagcgaatgcttatattgatcacaattgtGAGACAATAAAtatcatattctatgccctgaaggcatCAGCTTGATGattaatatgtgaacctttatggaagtttctatcaaatataaagatccagtcgatcgaacaccatcagtcaaagtggcttgtttatgttgatacgtgtacttacctcgtatatcctagaagtgagtagaggtgaaGTTCCTGAAATAATCCTTGCAACAGTATGCAATCTGTTTGCTAAATCTCTATGTGcgtatacttccagaagaagatgttgTGCCATATTGATACGTTTTtccaaggatcagggggagcacatttctaaatttagcccttgtagaagattcgatggaATCCTGATCCAGAAGATCGAAATTTGTTCTGATGACatttgttgtactcttttttccttaGTGAGTTTTTctgaagtttctcacataaggtttttaatgaggcaacaaagtgcaaatgcaatttgcgtcaccatgtactctttctccatatttttctcACTGGGTTTTTGGGAGTTTTAAAGagtcatgtgttggtcgcggtattcgcccaagggggagtgttaagtaaccctagttaaggttatgtgggcaaataccggctttgcccctgaggggtctcacatatctatataaggaacttgtacaccccttcatatgatagagatcagaaagaggccagaggcccaaccctatatcatgtgtctcgtgtgtttcctctgtcgtgcttatgggaagggagacggattctctacagcttcttgcgcctctactgctgacgggggaagggagcggatctggtgatccgtggtaacgtagttctcaacagaaTTCACTATTGAGTATTGACCTCCCTGTTCTCCCGGGCTCCCCTTCCTCCCACTCCCAAGTCACAAATGGGCCCTCGTATGCTATATATGGACCAAGAAAGACATTCAGTCCATTTGGGCCAGATTCGTCTACTGAGCCCAAGGAATAGAATCAATCAGTGTCTACTCTCTCCACAGGCCCAAAACGCCTCCAAGCCGTCCAAGGGTACTCGAGCTCGAGCTACACTCGGCGTTTACGGCGCCGGCGATCACCCACCGCGTCCTCCGCCTTGTCCTCTTTCCTCAACCTAACCCCCATCCAGCGAGGTTTCTCCGCTCTCATATAGGTGAGGCCCCAAACCCCCTGCCCCTCTGCGTTCTCtgcgagcttcggattgagtGGCGCTGACCGCGTTTGTGGGGGATCAGAATCAGATATGAAGAGGGCGGCGCCGTCTCAGGAGCCCCTCGACGTTtcttccggggactcctcgggctCGGATTCCGATCAATTAGGCGGCAAGGATAAGGGCGGGAGCGCCTCTAAAGCTGCTGCAGGGGCTGAAGGTGAGAGCTCTCCGATGGTTTGCTGACTCTAGATCTGCTAATCTAATTGCATATGCGTGTTCCGGTTGCTGCCTTGGTATGGTTGATCGATGGTTCACTGTGCTGTGACTGTTGAAAGTTTTACTTGCTCCACTGGCCCTGAGATAATTGATTGGTCAATTCTGAGTAGTCTAGTCGAATATGAGTAGTCTGGTCGATTGTTAGTGTGTGGTCACATAGTTCTTATTGTTCAGTTTTCACTTTCACAATCGATGCAACATAGTCTATAGGATTTATTGATATTAACCAACTATACATGAAGAATCATTTATGAAGATTATCTCCTAATGGAGTGGCACTGACCATGTTTCTGGTTACTAGATGTGAAGAGGGTGGTGCTGCATAAGGAATCCCAGGACGTATCTTCTGATGATGACCTTAGCTCGGATTCTGATGATGATGCTGGGAAGGGGAATGCTTGGAATGCCTTTGGGCTGCCCAATTCCTCCAAAGCTGCTTCGACGGCAGAAGGTGAGAGCTAATGACTTTGTTTCTATGTGTTTCACTTGTGGATAGGACTAGGTGACGAATTGATATGGTTGATGTACTGTGACTGTTGAAGTTTGTGGATTGGACCTTAGCTGACACCTGGTTTTTGAGTATGCTTGTCTCTGGGTTTCACCTTTTCGATGATGCAGCGTAGGTCATAAGGCGTATATTTGCATTGGAACCCTACATGAAGACTACTGCCTATTGGTTCATGAATCTGGTCTTGTCAAATCAAATTTAATATGGAGAGAATAATCAAAAGCAAGTTATTGGATAGACTTCTTAGTTGATATTTATTTGCCTTACAAAAGTTGGTGTGCAACTGAAAAATAGGCTCAACAAGTTTCATTTTAAAATGGAAGAACAAAAGTACTTTAGGAATGTAATTACCATAACCGGAGCTCTCTTCGAACATGGTAGTCTTCATGTGATTGAGTGAACTCTATGATATGTTGGCTTGATTTCCATGGAATGTTGTCAGCTTATCCTACATATAGTCTTGTCCTTGAGTGGAATAGTTGAAAGTTTCGAGTTTCCCAAACTTATGGTCATCATATTAATACAGCAGCAGCTTGGAATTTTTGGTAGATTAGGTTTGTTGTTCTTTTTTACAGATTGTTATGGCACTAAATAGGCTCGCCTTTCCTGACCTCCAATGTTTTGCTTTAAGCTGCAGCTGCTGGTTTACCAGCCAATGCATGTATTTGGTTATCCGGTTTATTTAAGAAATTTGTTTCTGCATTTTCCCAAGGAATAGTTTGTGCTACCAAGGAAGATGCTTTTTAAAATATGGCTTTAGTATTTATTTTTTTTGGTTGCAACTTTTTTTTGTAACTACTATAGCCAAATCAATTCTTGCGAATAAGACTAAATTCTTTGATTTTAAAAATGTCCATTGAGAAAAAGAGACTATTGTTTCTTAACTTGGCACGTCTGAGACATGGATCGAGCTGCCACAGATCCTTGGGAATGATCTTTCTAATGAGGTAATGGGATCGTGCAGGTGCTCTGATCAGGAGGGCCGAAATGTATCAGCAATACATGAAGCGCATTCCGGTTCCTGCTTACCGTGATTCTGTAATCCCATTCACATCGTGGCTGGGACTCGCCGGATCGCTGAAGCAGCTGTATGAGCAACCCTTGCATTACCTCACCAATGTCCTCTTAAAAAAGTGGGACCAGCAAAGGATTGGGAGCGATGATGAGCACCGGCGTCTGGACGCTATCATCCACCCTGCCAGAGCTGAGACCCTGGTTTGGGCCACTGAAGAGGTCCATAGGCTGACCACCTCTGGCCAGCACTTGGCTAGCCTCTGGGCCTCAGATCCCATGTATCATGCTCACGTAGATCCCGTGTTTGCTTCCGTAAAGCTGGAGTAGCCACCGTTATGAATTGGGGGGTTTTGGTGTTTCCATGGTGTAAGCCTGCACATTTTGATTTGCTAAAACAGCAAGTACCAATCTAGTGACGCGAACTCCAGTCCAGATGACGCTTGTTCTGagtatgatatcttgtcgttacgGTTCATTTTAACATTAATCTTAGCTCTGTGAACAGCAGCCAggtcaaagaagaagaagaaaaccggTGTGGATTTCAGCGCTCTGAGCCGGCACGGATACCATGGCGGCCCATCCGTCTTGACAGTTCGTCCGGCAGCGGAGGAACCGAACTGGTCCTGGTCCACTGGGAAAGACCGCGACGGCAAAGAGGACGCACACGCACCCGAGTCCTACGAGGAACGCGAGCGTACCAGGGCCGCAGTAACCGAAGGGGAGAAGTTCATCGGGCTGCAGAACGCGCCGCCGAACCAGCTGTTGCTGGAGAAAGACAGGAAGGAGAAGGACGCCTCCTTCTCGCAGAAAGAGAAGCGGAAGAGGGACCGGGGCCAAGCCAGCAGGGGGAAGAACTACGTCGAGGAGGAGAAGCGGCTCCTGAGGGGCAGCGGCGTGTACTCTGGCTTTGACACTTAGCAAATACCAAGAGCTCTAGCATGTGTGCATACCGAGGGTTAGCTGCCTTTCATCGTGTGCTTTGGCTGTGTTTATTTGGGCTTTGGATGTAGCTATGCATTGCGTTCAAATAGTACCGCTGCCATATTCTGTGTGCCATGTCTTGCTGCATTCGCGAGTTGCCATTGATATAAAAAAAATTGGAACTTCAAATATCTTATGAACATATTTGCTTCAAATTGGAAGTTACCGTGTAGTTTTCCAAATACATGATAAAGTAACATATTGTCTAATTTTTAAGATATTAAAATACACGACATCACTCATATTATTTAGACTAATTACAACTTTTGTTTTTTCTCTTATTCATTCACTTGAACACAACAAAAATATGTAACTTAAATTATACGCTAGATGTATCTTATATTATATAAAAAAACGGTATCATCACGACTCGTAAACGAAAAATACGAAAACGATCGAAAATCTAGCTAAATCGTTTTTGTATCGGTTATAATCGGTTCCCAGATAATTCAAAAAACGAACGGGTAAAATGGTATTCGAAAAAGGATGGTACAAGATTTTCCCGCCTCGTTTTTATCCCTAATCGCACTTATATGAAAAGTTTATAAGGCTTTGTTCTATTATTCCTACTAGATCATATAGATTGGATAGATTAAAAAATAGTAGAGATTTTAACTCGTTATAGATTTAAACTTATCTAATCTCCCCTAATTCGTATGTATTGAGATGAGAACTAACAAGCATACAAAAAAACTCAGGCTAGGTGGCCTCACCGGGTCGGGACGAAGGGGGAAAAAAGGGGGAATGGTTGGCGCGTACTTCCCATTCGCACAGGCCGCTTGTACAGTAAGCAAATCTGAGTTTGGGCCCAAATAAAACGGTGAGCCTGCAGCGAGCGAGTACTTCCTCCCATCGCGAAGCTGGAACTTGCCGGGCCGAACGCATTACGATTCAAAAGCCAGCTGCATCCCAGGTCAAATTTCGAGCTTTTCAGCCAAAATCCTATAGAGATCCAAGGAACGCGTGCATGCAAACGTGGCCGCGCGATCGGACTGGACTGGTGCCAATTGCCCATGCGCGTTTTGAGATATACGGGCGGCTCCACAACCAAACCAATAGTTGAGGTGCCTATCTTATTCCACTAGCCAACTCGGAGCGTCCGTCCACTCGTGCCCACCGGATATCAGGATATGTGGCAAATTCGCAATTATCCAGTGGATTTCATACCATGAACTGACATGATATTGTTTTCTAATTAACCACTAGTGGTATGGGTGGTAATTGCTCAAGATCCAAATGTTTCTTCTCAATTTATTTGGACTCTTAATTAATTTTATAGTTTAAAAGAAACTTCAAGCAGAGTTCGGTCCTAATTCGATTCAATTTTAGATTTTATATTGTAAGATTTAGAGCTAATTACCCCCTACTAGtgggcctacttgatgtagaagcAGACATCAGATATGAGTGGTTTAATTACTAACGGCCGGTTTGCTTTTGTTATGATTTTGCATGGTTTTGACTCGTATAGTTCCTGTCCGCTGCTGCGGCTTTAATCCACCTGTTTCTATTTTTTtttctataatattttatctttattTATCGTGTACTCCTTCGTCTGAAGACGTCACATGGATCGGTGTGACCGAACTATATTCCAAGAACTTAGAACCTCTCCTTTTTTTGTCTTGGCCCACTGCCCATACAATACGGGCTGTAAAACTTCCGAGGGCATTTTAGGCAAAGAATCTATATATCAACAGAAAGCCTATATTCGTTTCTCCTTATCATTATGTCATGTCATGTCAAGATAGAGGGAAAATTATACTATTTGCATACAAGAGCTTCACTTTTTTTAGGgtcgtgtttggtttctaggactAAAATTTTTAGTACATCTATTTTATTATATTTTAGTCTCTAGATTACCAA from Zea mays cultivar B73 chromosome 6, Zm-B73-REFERENCE-NAM-5.0, whole genome shotgun sequence harbors:
- the LOC100276351 gene encoding uncharacterized protein LOC100276351 isoform 1 (isoform 1 is encoded by transcript variant 1) produces the protein MKRAAPSQEPLDVSSGDSSGSDSDQLGGKDKGGSASKAAAGAEDVKRVVLHKESQDVSSDDDLSSDSDDDAGKGNAWNAFGLPNSSKAASTAEARSKKKKKTGVDFSALSRHGYHGGPSVLTVRPAAEEPNWSWSTGKDRDGKEDAHAPESYEERERTRAAVTEGEKFIGLQNAPPNQLLLEKDRKEKDASFSQKEKRKRDRGQASRGKNYVEEEKRLLRGSGVYSGFDT
- the LOC100276351 gene encoding uncharacterized protein LOC100276351 isoform 3 (isoform 3 is encoded by transcript variant 3); translation: MKRAAPSQEPLDVSSGDSSGSDSDQLGGKDKGGSASKAAAGAEDVKRVVLHKESQDVSSDDDLSSDSDDDAGKGNAWNAFGLPNSSKAASTAEAARSKKKKKTGVDFSALSRHGYHGGPSVLTVRPAAEEPNWSWSTGKDRDGKEDAHAPESYEERERTRAAVTEGEKFIGLQNAPPNQLLLEKDRKEKDASFSQKEKRKRDRGQASRGKNYVEEEKRLLRGSGVYSGFDT
- the LOC100276351 gene encoding uncharacterized protein LOC100276351 isoform 2 (isoform 2 is encoded by transcript variant 2) codes for the protein MKRAAPSQEPLDVSSGDSSGSDSDQLGGKDKGGSASKAAAGAEDVKRVVLHKESQDVSSDDDLSSDSDDDAGKGNAWNAFGLPNSSKAASTAEGALIRRAEMYQQYMKRIPVPAYRDSVIPFTSWLGLAGSLKQLYEQPLHYLTNVLLKKWDQQRIGSDDEHRRLDAIIHPARAETLVWATEEVHRLTTSGQHLASLWASDPMYHAHVDPVFASVKLE